The Mesorhizobium koreense genome includes a window with the following:
- a CDS encoding phosphatase PAP2 family protein, with protein sequence MDIAVTRWMNAPAGAHPFWDAVFIGATQFGVPLIVILVALMWWDGNDRAHVRHAALASGLSFLLGLAINQAIILIVHRVRPYDAGVSHLIIARSTDWSFPSDHATAAISVVASFAMQRLPRRTLGLLLLAAMICWSRVYVGTHYVTDVMGGAFTGATAAIIIRLVYREGTKLDRFATGIF encoded by the coding sequence ATGGATATTGCGGTTACGCGATGGATGAACGCTCCGGCTGGTGCGCACCCTTTCTGGGATGCCGTCTTCATCGGGGCGACGCAATTCGGTGTCCCGCTGATCGTTATTCTGGTGGCCCTTATGTGGTGGGATGGAAACGATCGGGCTCACGTCCGTCATGCCGCGCTCGCTTCGGGCCTGTCGTTCCTGCTCGGCCTGGCGATCAATCAGGCCATCATCCTGATCGTGCATCGTGTCCGGCCCTATGACGCAGGGGTGTCCCATCTGATCATTGCACGTAGCACCGACTGGTCTTTTCCTTCCGATCACGCAACCGCCGCCATATCAGTCGTCGCGTCGTTCGCCATGCAACGCCTGCCGCGCCGGACGCTGGGCCTTCTGTTGCTGGCGGCAATGATCTGCTGGTCACGGGTCTATGTCGGCACCCATTATGTCACCGATGTCATGGGCGGCGCCTTTACCGGCGCCACCGCCGCAATCATTATCCGGCTTGTCTATCGAGAAGGCACGAAACTCGACCGCTTTGCCACCGGCATATTTTGA
- a CDS encoding TRAP transporter large permease has protein sequence MFLLALVVIVAVVMLVFGFEMFLVLGVPALMVKEFFYGRLPDPVLVQKIVGGINHSTLLAIPFFILAAELMGGGQIAKRLTGLVQAFCGHTRGGIGYTTIGASMAFGAVSGSAPATVAAMGRMVYPELRSNGFSDKFSLGLIASSAETALLIPPSITFIIYGWMTGTSVAKLFVAGIAPGFVLGLAFAVLVAWEAHRSGIKRGVPSAWPERLKAISHAGWALGMPVIILGGIYAGFFTPTEAAAVSVVYAIFVESVIFRDLPFSKLFKLTEQAAISTAIVFVLLALGGLLSYFITLAQVPTAITHFLDFIHAGPVVFLLIVNVCFFIAGMFIDPNSALLILVPPLFPVATALGIDPVHFGMIVTLNISIGMITPPFGLDLFVASSTLQKPVATIVAGIVPFVLANIAALLVITYVPGISTILPRLVFG, from the coding sequence ATGTTTCTCCTCGCGCTTGTCGTCATCGTCGCCGTGGTGATGCTCGTTTTCGGCTTCGAGATGTTCCTCGTGCTCGGCGTTCCCGCGCTGATGGTCAAGGAGTTCTTCTACGGCAGGCTGCCCGACCCGGTCCTGGTGCAGAAGATCGTCGGCGGCATCAACCATTCGACGCTTCTCGCCATCCCCTTCTTCATCCTGGCGGCGGAGTTGATGGGCGGTGGCCAGATCGCCAAGCGGCTGACCGGCCTCGTCCAGGCCTTTTGCGGCCATACGCGCGGCGGCATCGGCTACACCACGATCGGCGCGTCCATGGCGTTCGGAGCGGTTTCGGGCTCGGCTCCGGCCACTGTCGCGGCCATGGGACGGATGGTCTATCCCGAACTCAGGTCGAACGGCTTCAGCGACAAGTTCAGCCTCGGCCTGATTGCTTCGAGCGCGGAGACCGCGCTCCTCATTCCGCCTTCGATCACCTTCATCATCTATGGCTGGATGACGGGAACGTCGGTCGCCAAGCTTTTCGTCGCGGGCATCGCGCCCGGCTTCGTGCTTGGCCTCGCCTTTGCCGTGCTGGTCGCTTGGGAGGCGCACAGGAGCGGCATCAAGCGGGGCGTGCCCAGCGCATGGCCCGAGCGGCTGAAGGCCATATCGCATGCCGGCTGGGCGCTCGGCATGCCAGTCATCATCCTCGGCGGCATCTATGCCGGCTTCTTCACGCCGACAGAAGCCGCCGCGGTCAGCGTCGTCTACGCGATCTTCGTGGAGAGCGTGATCTTCCGCGACCTGCCGTTCTCCAAGCTCTTCAAGCTTACCGAACAGGCCGCCATTTCCACGGCGATCGTCTTCGTCCTGTTGGCGCTGGGCGGGCTGCTTTCCTACTTCATCACGCTGGCGCAGGTGCCGACCGCCATCACCCATTTCCTCGACTTCATCCATGCCGGACCGGTCGTCTTCCTGCTGATCGTCAATGTCTGCTTCTTCATCGCCGGCATGTTCATCGATCCGAATTCGGCGCTCCTGATCCTGGTGCCGCCGCTTTTCCCGGTCGCGACCGCGCTTGGCATCGATCCCGTGCATTTCGGCATGATCGTCACGCTGAACATCTCGATCGGCATGATCACGCCGCCCTTCGGGCTCGATCTTTTCGTCGCCTCCTCGACCCTGCAAAAGCCGGTGGCGACCATCGTCGCGGGGATCGTGCCCTTCGTGCTGGCCAATATCGCAGCACTTCTGGTCATCACCTACGTGCCGGGGATCTCGACCATACTGCCCCGCCTCGTCTTCGGATGA
- a CDS encoding Zn-dependent hydrolase yields MTAVAPIGHAVEQPLDHAAELEIVGRLFGEIAAMTPDTEGVSRPAFSTIETRTLEYLEAFARKEGLEVWYDAGLNANFALPGDREAERFTLVASHVDSVPFGGNYDGLAGVVSGLLCLLRAQRSGHRFSTPVHVLAMRGEESAWFGPCYLGSKALTGTLSSAELAARHRGDGRPLGEHMAEIGLPMEDIRNGAPLADLSRIETYIELHIEQGPLLIGRNIPAAVVSGIRGNFRHREIVCVGEAGHSGAVPKAYRRDPVLALADLLVRLDESWTTILNKGDDLVVTSGIVATDPEKHAMSRIPDSVRFSLDIRSQSAETLDDMRRLLKAEMRQVERERKVRFEVDPELRVEPALCDPRIVDGLKAAMERAGQEPFVMASGGGHDAAVFAGAGVPAGMVFVRNQNGSHNPAEAMELDDFLRAADIVYEFLMGEKR; encoded by the coding sequence ATGACGGCTGTCGCCCCTATCGGGCATGCGGTTGAGCAGCCGCTCGATCATGCGGCGGAGCTTGAGATTGTCGGCAGGCTGTTCGGCGAGATCGCGGCGATGACGCCGGATACCGAAGGCGTCAGCCGCCCGGCCTTCTCGACGATCGAAACGCGGACGCTCGAATATCTCGAAGCCTTTGCGCGGAAGGAGGGGCTGGAGGTCTGGTATGATGCCGGCCTGAACGCCAATTTCGCTCTTCCCGGCGACCGCGAGGCGGAACGTTTCACCCTCGTCGCCTCGCATGTCGACAGCGTTCCCTTCGGCGGAAACTATGACGGCCTTGCGGGCGTCGTCTCGGGGCTTCTTTGCCTGCTGCGTGCCCAACGCAGCGGCCACCGCTTCTCCACGCCGGTGCATGTGCTTGCCATGCGGGGCGAGGAAAGCGCCTGGTTCGGCCCCTGCTATCTCGGCTCCAAGGCGCTGACGGGAACGCTCAGCTCCGCCGAACTCGCCGCCCGGCATCGCGGCGACGGGCGCCCGCTCGGCGAGCACATGGCCGAAATCGGGCTGCCGATGGAGGATATCCGCAATGGCGCGCCACTCGCCGATCTCTCCCGCATCGAAACCTATATCGAGCTTCATATCGAGCAGGGCCCGCTCCTGATCGGCCGGAACATACCGGCCGCCGTGGTGTCGGGCATCCGCGGCAATTTCCGCCATCGCGAGATCGTATGCGTCGGTGAGGCGGGCCATTCCGGCGCGGTGCCGAAGGCCTATCGCCGCGACCCGGTGCTGGCGCTCGCCGATCTTCTGGTGCGGCTCGACGAGAGCTGGACGACGATCCTCAACAAGGGCGACGACCTGGTTGTCACCAGCGGCATCGTCGCGACCGACCCCGAAAAGCACGCCATGTCGCGCATTCCCGACAGCGTGCGCTTCAGCCTCGACATCCGCTCGCAAAGCGCGGAGACGCTGGACGATATGCGCCGGCTCCTGAAGGCCGAGATGCGGCAAGTGGAGCGGGAGCGGAAGGTGCGTTTCGAGGTCGATCCTGAGCTGCGCGTGGAGCCTGCGCTGTGCGATCCTCGCATCGTCGATGGCCTCAAGGCGGCGATGGAGCGCGCCGGGCAGGAGCCGTTCGTCATGGCGAGCGGCGGCGGGCACGATGCCGCCGTCTTCGCCGGTGCCGGCGTGCCGGCGGGCATGGTGTTCGTGCGCAACCAGAACGGCTCGCACAATCCGGCTGAGGCAATGGAGCTTGACGATTTCCTGCGCGCGGCCGACATCGTCTACGAGTTCCTGATGGGAGAGAAAAGGTGA
- a CDS encoding TRAP transporter small permease: protein MKALSVLRTIERASIVTIFLLMVVLYFLNVVARQFGGTFASDFAWVEEAVRTLNLFLVFLAIGLALEYGRHVGVHTWRDRIAASTGLPVRKLIDAVGFLFSLYLLWLGWRMTEFVYSMGQKSATLDIPIFWIYLAPAIGFGLLALRYFLSLIGAIDRYSDETAEEY from the coding sequence TTGAAGGCGCTATCCGTACTGCGGACCATAGAGCGGGCGTCGATCGTCACGATCTTCCTCCTCATGGTCGTTCTCTATTTTCTCAACGTAGTGGCGCGCCAGTTCGGCGGGACCTTCGCGTCCGATTTCGCCTGGGTGGAGGAAGCGGTCAGGACGCTCAACCTGTTCCTGGTCTTTCTCGCGATCGGCCTGGCGCTCGAATATGGGCGGCATGTCGGCGTTCATACCTGGCGGGATCGTATCGCGGCCTCCACGGGCTTGCCCGTGCGCAAGCTCATCGACGCCGTCGGCTTCCTTTTCAGCCTCTATCTCCTCTGGCTCGGCTGGCGCATGACGGAATTCGTCTACTCGATGGGGCAGAAGAGCGCGACGCTCGATATCCCCATCTTCTGGATCTATCTCGCGCCGGCCATCGGTTTCGGGCTTTTGGCGCTCCGGTATTTCCTCAGCCTGATCGGCGCTATCGACCGCTATTCCGACGAGACAGCGGAGGAATACTGA
- a CDS encoding glycosyltransferase family 2 protein, translated as MDDALFDTRYRLRKTNLPISVFIICKDEERYIERCIRSVSMCSEIILVDCGSTDCTQQIVERLQREGFPLRFIFEPWRGYGGQKQFALEQCSQEWCLSIDCDERLSPDLINALPDLISQRDIAAWKITRYDYLPGFGFVPPRAHERFHVRLFQRGLGAFNPEDRVHEGLKVKGRVEKAGRGGLLHFRPLPLSEQILKENNYSTLKATMKAERGMSPRPFKMIVSPPIFFLRWYFRYGLWKCGWPGFIRAANGAIYSYLTEAKRYEFEALRKVPPVEPENPLGY; from the coding sequence ATGGATGACGCTCTTTTCGATACGAGATACCGCCTTAGGAAAACGAACTTACCTATATCGGTATTTATTATATGCAAGGACGAAGAACGTTATATTGAGAGGTGTATTCGCAGCGTATCGATGTGCTCAGAGATCATTCTGGTAGATTGCGGCTCCACCGATTGCACGCAGCAGATTGTTGAGAGGCTTCAAAGGGAAGGCTTCCCTCTTCGGTTCATCTTCGAGCCATGGCGGGGATACGGGGGTCAAAAACAATTCGCGCTGGAACAATGCTCACAGGAATGGTGCCTGAGTATCGACTGTGATGAACGGTTAAGCCCCGATCTCATCAATGCGTTGCCAGACCTTATTTCGCAACGCGATATTGCCGCCTGGAAGATCACTAGATACGACTATCTCCCGGGCTTTGGTTTTGTGCCGCCACGCGCGCATGAACGTTTTCACGTCAGGCTTTTCCAACGGGGTCTTGGAGCTTTCAACCCCGAAGATCGCGTCCATGAGGGCCTCAAGGTAAAAGGCCGCGTCGAAAAAGCAGGACGGGGCGGGCTGTTGCACTTCCGTCCTCTTCCTCTATCCGAGCAGATACTTAAAGAGAACAATTACTCGACGCTCAAGGCGACTATGAAGGCCGAGAGAGGGATGTCTCCGCGGCCATTCAAAATGATCGTGAGCCCGCCAATATTCTTTCTGCGCTGGTATTTTCGATATGGGCTTTGGAAATGCGGCTGGCCGGGGTTCATCCGCGCGGCGAACGGGGCGATATATTCCTATCTGACCGAAGCCAAGCGTTATGAATTTGAGGCCTTACGGAAGGTGCCCCCAGTCGAACCTGAAAATCCGCTCGGCTACTGA
- the pyrC gene encoding dihydroorotase: MKTLTIRRPDDWHLHLRDGAMLEAVLPATSTHFARAIVMPNLVPPVVTTADARAYRDRILKAVPRGHDFTPLMTLYLTEATRADDVEAGFRDGVVTAVKLYPAGATTNSQSGVRDITKVQPVLERMAAIGMPLCVHGEVTDPAIDIFDREAVFIERVLEPLRRSIPELRVVMEHITTKEGVAYARSGGGNLGATITTHHLIINRNAILAGGIRPHYYCLPVAKREVHRLALREAATSGDKRFFLGTDSAPHLDPLKECACGCAGVFCAPNTLSCLAHVFEEENALDRLEAFISLNGPAFYRLPPNEARITLKRQEEPVAYPKSLVMRAGPVTIFDPMHPIHWNVCEEAI; this comes from the coding sequence GTGAAGACGCTTACGATCCGGCGGCCGGACGACTGGCACCTGCATCTGCGCGACGGCGCGATGCTGGAGGCGGTGCTGCCGGCGACTTCAACGCATTTCGCCCGCGCCATCGTCATGCCCAACCTTGTGCCGCCTGTGGTCACCACGGCAGACGCGCGAGCCTATCGGGACAGGATCCTGAAGGCGGTGCCGCGGGGGCACGATTTCACGCCACTCATGACGCTCTATCTGACCGAGGCCACCCGCGCAGACGATGTAGAGGCCGGGTTCCGTGACGGCGTCGTCACGGCGGTGAAGCTCTATCCGGCCGGCGCGACGACGAACTCGCAAAGCGGCGTTCGCGACATCACCAAGGTCCAACCCGTGCTGGAGCGGATGGCGGCGATCGGCATGCCGCTTTGCGTGCATGGCGAGGTCACCGATCCGGCGATCGACATTTTCGACCGCGAGGCCGTCTTCATCGAACGCGTGCTCGAACCGTTACGCCGCAGCATTCCGGAATTGCGCGTCGTCATGGAGCATATCACCACGAAGGAGGGGGTCGCCTACGCGCGATCGGGCGGCGGCAATCTCGGCGCCACCATCACCACGCATCACCTCATCATCAACCGCAACGCCATTCTCGCCGGCGGCATCCGCCCGCATTACTACTGTCTGCCGGTCGCCAAGCGCGAGGTGCACCGGCTGGCGCTGCGCGAGGCTGCGACCTCCGGCGACAAGCGTTTCTTTCTCGGAACCGATTCTGCCCCGCACCTCGACCCGCTCAAGGAATGCGCCTGCGGCTGTGCCGGAGTTTTCTGCGCGCCGAACACGCTTTCCTGCCTGGCGCATGTGTTCGAGGAGGAAAACGCGCTCGACCGGCTGGAAGCTTTCATTTCGTTGAACGGCCCGGCCTTCTACCGGCTGCCGCCGAACGAGGCGCGTATCACGTTGAAGCGGCAGGAGGAGCCGGTCGCCTATCCGAAATCGCTCGTCATGCGCGCCGGCCCGGTGACGATTTTCGACCCGATGCATCCCATCCACTGGAATGTGTGTGAGGAGGCTATCTAG
- a CDS encoding orotate phosphoribosyltransferase, with the protein MFSNSFPDRELIARTVARMLIEIEAVHFRADQPYTFTSGLASPVYIDCRKLISYPRVRSALMDFAASLVFRSVGFEQFDVVAGGETAGIPFAAWLSDKMGLPMVYVRKKPKGFGRNAQIEGSLSEGARVLLVEDLTTDGGSKLKFAEAIGHAGAKVSDTFAVFYYDIFPETPARLEAAGMRLHYLATWWDVLKVCREEQRFDAATLGEVERFLKAPIAWSSAHGGISELP; encoded by the coding sequence ATGTTCTCCAATAGTTTTCCCGACCGCGAATTGATCGCGCGGACCGTCGCCCGCATGCTGATCGAGATCGAGGCGGTGCATTTCCGCGCCGACCAGCCCTATACCTTCACCTCGGGGCTGGCGAGCCCGGTCTATATCGACTGCCGCAAGCTGATCTCCTATCCGCGCGTGCGCTCCGCGCTGATGGACTTCGCCGCCTCGCTTGTGTTCCGCTCGGTCGGCTTCGAGCAGTTCGACGTGGTGGCCGGCGGCGAGACGGCGGGCATTCCCTTCGCCGCCTGGCTGTCGGACAAGATGGGCCTGCCGATGGTCTATGTGCGCAAGAAGCCGAAGGGGTTCGGCCGCAACGCCCAGATCGAGGGCAGCCTCAGCGAGGGGGCGCGCGTGCTGCTGGTCGAGGACCTGACCACCGACGGCGGCTCCAAGCTGAAATTCGCCGAGGCGATCGGCCATGCCGGGGCGAAGGTCTCCGACACGTTCGCGGTCTTCTACTACGACATTTTCCCGGAGACGCCAGCCAGGCTCGAAGCCGCCGGCATGCGGCTGCATTACCTCGCCACCTGGTGGGACGTGCTCAAGGTGTGCCGCGAGGAACAGCGCTTCGACGCCGCGACGCTGGGCGAGGTGGAGCGCTTCCTCAAAGCCCCCATCGCCTGGTCCTCCGCCCATGGCGGCATCTCCGAACTGCCGTGA
- a CDS encoding TRAP transporter substrate-binding protein, which produces MNIFRKLAAATAAAALSVTLVSGALAAEFVAKIGHLESAQQSRNVFLEKVAKLVSERTKGAVEFQIFPQGQLGQQREMTEAVQLGSLEATVAPAAFLGGFNPAVSILDIPFLLPDDDATAQKIRGGAFGDAVCDSFASRGVKCIGLWPNGKKNFTSSKPLDDLADFAGQKFRVMDSNILIQQFNALGASAVSLPFGELYTALQTGVVDGEENPLDTIQRMKFYEVQKYLVLSNHGAMEDVILFNPAFWNSMPEEYRKIISDTFKEVIPDLIKHKEASVQAALDEIKASGIKIHKLSPEEKKAFREKMYPAARAAYVERAGDEGKKLIEVYEKEYDAATK; this is translated from the coding sequence ATGAACATATTTCGTAAACTGGCCGCGGCGACGGCGGCGGCCGCACTGAGCGTCACGCTGGTCTCGGGCGCGCTTGCGGCGGAGTTCGTGGCCAAGATCGGCCATCTGGAATCGGCGCAGCAATCGCGTAACGTCTTTCTGGAGAAGGTCGCCAAACTGGTCTCGGAACGGACCAAAGGCGCCGTAGAGTTCCAGATCTTCCCGCAGGGCCAGCTCGGCCAGCAGCGCGAGATGACGGAGGCCGTGCAGCTCGGCTCGCTCGAAGCGACCGTCGCTCCGGCCGCGTTCCTGGGTGGCTTCAATCCCGCGGTTTCGATCCTCGATATCCCCTTCCTGCTGCCGGACGACGACGCCACCGCGCAGAAGATCCGCGGCGGTGCCTTCGGCGACGCGGTCTGCGATTCCTTTGCCTCGCGCGGTGTCAAATGCATCGGGCTTTGGCCGAACGGAAAGAAGAACTTCACCTCTTCCAAGCCGCTCGACGACCTTGCCGACTTCGCCGGCCAGAAATTCCGTGTCATGGATTCCAACATCCTGATCCAGCAGTTCAACGCCCTTGGCGCCTCGGCCGTGTCGCTGCCCTTTGGCGAGCTTTACACGGCACTCCAGACCGGTGTCGTCGACGGCGAGGAGAATCCGCTCGACACGATCCAGCGCATGAAATTCTACGAGGTGCAGAAGTATCTCGTCCTGTCGAACCACGGTGCGATGGAAGACGTCATCCTGTTCAATCCCGCGTTCTGGAACAGCATGCCGGAGGAATACCGCAAGATCATCTCCGACACCTTCAAGGAAGTGATCCCGGACCTGATCAAGCACAAGGAGGCGTCCGTCCAGGCCGCCCTCGACGAGATCAAGGCTTCCGGCATCAAGATTCACAAGCTTAGCCCGGAGGAAAAGAAGGCCTTCCGCGAGAAGATGTATCCGGCCGCACGCGCCGCCTATGTCGAGCGCGCCGGCGACGAAGGCAAGAAGCTGATCGAGGTCTACGAAAAGGAATACGACGCGGCAACCAAGTAA
- a CDS encoding dihydroorotate dehydrogenase has protein sequence MVNLAVDIAGMRLKNPIMPASGTFSEELADIFDLERLGAHVTKTITRGWRDGNPTPRVCEVGGSMLNSIGIPSKGVGYFVQNVIPFYRVYRTPLVVSISGNTADEFATLCSEVSVDGVAAIEVNISCPNIEEDGKAFAIRPSSTYEVMRRLRKATSLPLWAKLTPNTGETPDVARAAEEGGADALVVANTILAMAIDIRTRRPKLGNLMGGLSGPSLKPIALRMAYQCARATRIPVIGCGGISTVEDVLEYLIAGASAVQVGTATFINPTAMLGIIDGLAAYLEAEGLSSVRELIGTVIDEEQGENVVFMEAAP, from the coding sequence ATGGTAAACCTCGCCGTCGATATCGCCGGTATGCGGCTGAAGAACCCGATCATGCCGGCCTCGGGTACCTTCTCAGAGGAACTTGCCGATATCTTCGACCTGGAGCGACTCGGCGCCCACGTCACCAAGACGATTACGCGCGGCTGGCGCGACGGCAACCCGACGCCGCGCGTATGCGAGGTCGGCGGTTCCATGCTGAATTCCATCGGCATTCCGAGCAAGGGCGTCGGCTATTTCGTTCAGAATGTGATCCCGTTCTACCGCGTCTATCGGACACCGCTTGTCGTCAGCATTTCGGGCAACACGGCGGACGAGTTCGCGACGCTGTGCTCGGAAGTGAGCGTGGACGGCGTTGCCGCGATCGAGGTCAACATCTCCTGCCCGAATATCGAGGAAGACGGCAAGGCCTTCGCCATCCGGCCTTCCTCGACCTACGAGGTCATGCGCAGGCTGCGCAAGGCGACCAGCCTGCCGCTGTGGGCGAAGCTGACGCCGAACACGGGCGAGACGCCCGATGTGGCGCGCGCTGCGGAGGAGGGCGGCGCCGACGCGTTGGTCGTCGCCAACACCATCCTGGCGATGGCGATCGACATCCGCACCCGGCGGCCGAAGCTCGGCAATCTCATGGGCGGGCTCTCCGGCCCGTCGCTGAAGCCGATCGCGCTCAGGATGGCCTATCAATGCGCGCGCGCGACCCGTATCCCGGTGATCGGCTGCGGCGGCATATCGACGGTCGAGGACGTGCTCGAATACCTGATCGCGGGCGCGAGCGCCGTGCAGGTCGGCACCGCGACCTTCATCAATCCGACCGCCATGCTTGGCATCATCGACGGGCTTGCCGCCTATCTCGAGGCAGAGGGACTCTCCTCGGTGCGCGAACTCATCGGCACCGTAATTGATGAGGAGCAGGGTGAGAACGTCGTCTTCATGGAGGCGGCGCCATGA
- a CDS encoding dihydroorotate dehydrogenase electron transfer subunit: MRFPQPPVAFERALPVVGNLPVNGEYMKLVLAAPADLVSRCRAGQFFHILCPQIAGETPYLRRPMSIYGFDEERGELEFLYKVTGAGTRSLAALDTGDRLNVVGPLGRPFEIAPEWRHLVLLARGVGLATLAPLALEARRLGRKLTAICSARSPELLMSLDYFRNLGAEVIAATDSDGSSAMENLEKVLEDLIAREGVDAFYTCGSNRMLKLLQRLGARHGIPGQIALEQQMACGLGMCHCCVRPFRKAGRTVNLRVCREGPVFDLQEATAW; the protein is encoded by the coding sequence ATGCGGTTCCCGCAGCCGCCCGTCGCCTTCGAGCGCGCGCTTCCGGTCGTCGGCAATCTGCCGGTGAACGGCGAATATATGAAGCTCGTGCTGGCCGCGCCGGCCGATCTCGTCTCGCGCTGCCGTGCCGGCCAGTTCTTCCACATCCTCTGTCCTCAAATAGCGGGCGAGACGCCCTATCTGCGCCGGCCGATGAGCATCTATGGCTTCGACGAGGAAAGGGGCGAACTGGAATTCCTCTACAAGGTGACGGGTGCGGGCACGCGCTCGCTCGCCGCGCTCGATACGGGTGATCGCCTGAACGTGGTCGGGCCGCTCGGCCGACCCTTCGAGATCGCGCCCGAATGGCGGCATCTGGTATTGCTGGCGCGCGGCGTCGGGCTTGCGACGCTTGCTCCGCTCGCGCTCGAGGCGCGGCGGCTTGGCCGCAAGCTCACCGCCATCTGCAGCGCGCGTTCGCCGGAACTCCTGATGTCGCTCGACTATTTCCGCAACCTCGGCGCCGAGGTTATCGCGGCGACCGATTCCGACGGCTCGTCGGCGATGGAAAATCTGGAAAAGGTGCTGGAGGACCTGATCGCGAGGGAGGGCGTCGACGCCTTCTACACCTGCGGCTCGAACCGCATGCTCAAGCTTCTCCAGCGCCTCGGCGCGCGGCACGGCATTCCCGGCCAGATCGCGCTCGAGCAGCAGATGGCCTGCGGGCTCGGCATGTGCCATTGCTGTGTGCGTCCGTTCCGCAAGGCGGGACGCACGGTCAATCTGCGCGTCTGCCGCGAAGGTCCGGTCTTCGACCTCCAGGAGGCGACGGCATGGTAA
- a CDS encoding helix-turn-helix domain-containing protein, which translates to MENLIRFSDIGARLRAYRIGKGIAPELLATRLGISRAALYRAEKGQIRKIEMLTSIADELDVSLPSLMGVGVEYVSTATAFFERMRQLEEQCRQVIGLFSPVSYLLTSDAYDEVLSEVLREAIPDGADADGSSSRAIDALLDILKARKESFRERNPLIVSLIASADFERFLLHGLVGRHDLSREITDRRRLSARQETEHIVRMLREQPMGIQIGVVREPVPATSFQIFRQVDRSILAISPFRLGEQPNVRLGVALITSAPEAMTLHEDIAARLWRDALKGMEAAEYLESMIEKYAIAR; encoded by the coding sequence ATGGAAAACCTGATACGATTCAGCGATATAGGTGCACGCCTCAGGGCATATCGCATCGGCAAGGGCATCGCGCCGGAACTTCTGGCGACAAGGCTGGGCATTTCCCGCGCCGCGCTTTACCGCGCCGAAAAGGGCCAGATTCGCAAAATTGAGATGCTGACCAGCATCGCCGACGAACTCGATGTCTCTCTGCCGAGCCTGATGGGCGTCGGCGTAGAATATGTCAGCACGGCCACGGCCTTCTTCGAGCGCATGCGGCAACTGGAGGAGCAGTGCCGCCAGGTGATCGGCCTGTTCAGCCCCGTTTCCTACCTGCTCACCTCCGATGCCTATGACGAGGTGCTTTCGGAGGTGCTGAGGGAGGCGATCCCGGACGGCGCGGACGCCGACGGCTCCTCCTCGCGCGCCATCGACGCGCTGCTCGACATATTGAAAGCACGCAAAGAGAGCTTTCGCGAGCGCAATCCCCTGATCGTCAGCCTCATAGCGTCGGCCGATTTCGAACGCTTCCTGCTGCACGGCCTCGTCGGTCGCCACGACCTCTCCCGAGAGATCACCGACCGTCGCCGGCTGAGCGCGCGGCAGGAGACGGAGCACATCGTCCGCATGCTGCGCGAGCAGCCGATGGGCATCCAGATCGGCGTCGTGCGTGAACCGGTCCCGGCGACCAGCTTCCAGATATTCCGCCAGGTCGACCGTTCGATCCTGGCGATCAGCCCCTTCCGGCTCGGCGAACAGCCGAACGTCCGCCTCGGCGTCGCCCTCATCACCTCCGCGCCCGAGGCGATGACGCTGCACGAGGACATCGCCGCCAGGCTCTGGCGCGATGCCTTGAAGGGGATGGAGGCGGCCGAATACCTGGAATCGATGATCGAGAAATACGCGATCGCGCGATAG